One Microlunatus soli genomic window carries:
- a CDS encoding Gfo/Idh/MocA family protein translates to MTQNLPPAAQPLRVGMIGAGGIAHAHLPAWLEHGAEVIIYSLEGASEIAAEIGGTPVDSLDELLGRVDIVDVCTPTPFHREYIEAAAAAGKHVVSEKPLGRTSADARAAIDACAAAGVQLYPGHVVRFFSEYETMHREVAAGTVGTIAVQRFTRTGSRPVKAWYADEEQSGGIILDQMIHDLDFARWNAGEVRTAFARQTATGDGLDAVISAQVVLTHVDGAISYVGGTWARQGTAFRTTFEVAGTGGLLTHDSTQYKPVVIDGGARSEEGTGLLPAVHGVSPFSTEIGEFARAFAGGPAPRVAAEDGLAAILIAEAAIDSLRTGQPVAVGDPNITGATRTGVSA, encoded by the coding sequence GTGACCCAGAACCTTCCGCCCGCGGCGCAGCCGCTGCGGGTCGGCATGATCGGTGCCGGCGGCATCGCGCACGCGCACCTGCCGGCCTGGCTCGAGCACGGAGCGGAGGTGATCATCTACTCCCTCGAGGGCGCCTCGGAGATCGCCGCCGAGATCGGCGGCACACCGGTCGATTCGTTGGACGAGTTGCTCGGCCGGGTCGACATCGTCGACGTCTGCACCCCGACGCCGTTCCACCGCGAATACATCGAGGCGGCGGCCGCAGCCGGCAAACACGTCGTCAGCGAGAAGCCGCTGGGCCGTACCTCCGCCGATGCCCGGGCAGCCATCGACGCCTGTGCGGCAGCCGGTGTCCAGCTGTATCCCGGGCATGTGGTCCGGTTCTTCAGCGAGTACGAAACGATGCATCGCGAGGTCGCGGCCGGCACGGTGGGCACGATCGCGGTCCAGCGTTTCACCCGCACCGGCTCGCGGCCGGTGAAGGCGTGGTACGCCGACGAGGAACAGTCCGGCGGCATCATCCTGGATCAGATGATCCATGATCTTGACTTCGCCCGCTGGAACGCCGGCGAGGTGCGGACCGCTTTCGCTCGGCAGACCGCGACCGGCGACGGTCTGGATGCGGTGATCAGCGCACAGGTCGTGCTGACCCACGTCGACGGTGCGATCTCCTACGTCGGCGGCACCTGGGCGCGTCAGGGCACCGCGTTCCGGACCACTTTCGAGGTCGCCGGTACCGGCGGCCTGCTGACCCACGACTCCACCCAGTACAAGCCGGTCGTCATCGACGGCGGGGCACGCAGTGAGGAAGGGACCGGACTGTTGCCCGCTGTGCACGGGGTCAGCCCGTTCAGCACCGAGATCGGTGAGTTCGCCCGGGCCTTCGCCGGCGGGCCGGCGCCCCGGGTGGCTGCCGAGGACGGCCTTGCCGCCATCCTGATCGCCGAGGCCGCGATCGACTCGCTGCGGACCGGGCAACCGGTCGCGGTCGGCGACCCCAACATCACAGGTGCCACCCGGACAGGAGTCTCCGCATGA
- a CDS encoding Gfo/Idh/MocA family protein, whose product MTTPLKIAVLSFAHLHAMSYLQALSARSDIELVATDPDHATRPEGESGGPELAQQMGVTYVDDYDAVWDWGPDAVIICSENSRHRPLVEAAAAHGAHALCEKPLATSVADAEAMVAACERAGVNLMIAHPVRFSTAFADLKAAYDAGVVGTVRSVLGTNNGQLPIGVRKWFADKELAGGGSITDHTVHVADLLDSLFDGEEVETVYATSNKILHADEVEVETSGLVSIGYRNGVVATIDCSWSKPDSYPTWGGLTLQLIGSDGIADMDAFNARVGGQSEKTRNGVWFPYGVSADQALINEFLDSIAEQRAPHPDGRSGLRTVRIVQAAYESVRTGKTVNL is encoded by the coding sequence ATGACCACACCGCTGAAGATCGCCGTACTCTCCTTCGCGCATCTGCACGCGATGTCCTACCTGCAGGCGCTGTCGGCACGATCCGACATCGAGCTGGTGGCCACCGATCCCGATCATGCGACCCGGCCGGAGGGGGAGAGCGGCGGGCCGGAACTTGCCCAGCAGATGGGGGTCACCTACGTCGACGACTACGACGCGGTCTGGGACTGGGGTCCGGACGCGGTGATCATCTGCTCGGAGAACTCCCGGCACCGGCCGTTGGTCGAAGCGGCCGCGGCGCACGGCGCCCATGCGCTGTGTGAGAAGCCGCTGGCGACCTCGGTGGCCGATGCCGAGGCGATGGTCGCGGCCTGCGAACGGGCCGGGGTCAACCTGATGATCGCGCACCCGGTGCGATTCTCCACTGCCTTCGCCGACCTGAAGGCCGCCTACGACGCCGGCGTGGTCGGAACGGTCAGATCCGTGCTCGGCACCAACAACGGCCAGCTGCCGATCGGGGTCCGGAAGTGGTTCGCCGACAAGGAGTTGGCCGGTGGCGGTTCGATCACCGACCACACCGTGCACGTCGCCGACCTGCTGGACAGCCTGTTCGACGGCGAGGAGGTGGAGACCGTCTACGCCACCAGCAACAAGATCCTGCATGCCGACGAGGTCGAGGTGGAGACCAGCGGTCTGGTGTCCATCGGCTATCGCAATGGCGTGGTCGCCACCATCGACTGCAGCTGGTCCAAGCCGGACTCCTACCCGACCTGGGGCGGGCTGACCCTGCAGCTGATCGGCTCGGACGGGATCGCCGACATGGACGCGTTCAACGCTCGGGTCGGCGGTCAGTCGGAGAAGACCAGGAACGGCGTCTGGTTCCCGTACGGGGTCAGTGCCGACCAGGCGTTGATCAACGAATTCCTGGACTCGATCGCGGAGCAGCGGGCGCCGCATCCCGACGGCCGTTCCGGCCTGCGCACCGTACGGATCGTGCAGGCCGCCTACGAGTCGGTCCGGACCGGGAAGACCGTCAACCTCTGA
- a CDS encoding Gfo/Idh/MocA family protein, which yields MKIGVIGTGQFARSFISLWQLHPDVEEVYACDVVPERAKEHAEKYNLAGTFDTFEDALESDIDSVAILTQRWTHGPLVLQALEAGKNVYSAVPMAISAEEIGAIVKKVEETGLIYMMGETSYYNPAVVWARGKIAEGELGRVFYSEGDYVHDMDNGFYAAYQYSGGDDWKKTASYPPMLYPTHAVGGVLGAVPSYATSVSCIGIKDDRGDGVFDKDVSLWGNEFSNMTALFELADGGTMRTNEFRRVGYWNGHESRFRFYGTEAVMEQSGHGATYSVKTEGENYAKGKTLDISEEFVTRSKQLPEGFGDVDPALMQSFASGNARVQDRSRLPKEFEGAHNGHEGSHHFLADDFARAVTTKTQPPVNAWKAARFTLPGVAAYESAQQGGARIAVPDFGDGPDNPNW from the coding sequence ATGAAGATCGGTGTGATCGGTACAGGACAATTTGCTCGCAGCTTCATCTCGTTGTGGCAGCTGCATCCCGACGTCGAGGAGGTGTATGCCTGTGACGTCGTGCCGGAGAGGGCCAAGGAGCACGCGGAGAAGTACAACCTCGCCGGGACGTTCGACACCTTCGAGGACGCGCTGGAGTCCGACATCGACTCGGTCGCGATCCTGACCCAGCGGTGGACCCATGGTCCGTTGGTGTTGCAGGCGCTGGAGGCCGGCAAGAACGTGTACTCGGCCGTGCCGATGGCGATCAGCGCCGAGGAGATCGGCGCCATCGTGAAGAAGGTCGAGGAGACCGGCCTGATCTACATGATGGGCGAGACCAGCTACTACAACCCGGCCGTGGTCTGGGCCCGGGGCAAGATCGCCGAGGGCGAGCTCGGCCGGGTGTTCTACTCCGAGGGCGATTACGTCCACGACATGGACAACGGGTTCTACGCCGCCTATCAGTACAGCGGCGGTGACGACTGGAAGAAGACCGCCAGCTACCCGCCGATGCTGTACCCGACCCACGCCGTCGGCGGCGTGCTCGGAGCGGTGCCGTCGTACGCGACCAGCGTCAGTTGCATCGGCATCAAGGACGACCGCGGCGACGGGGTGTTCGACAAGGACGTTTCCTTGTGGGGCAACGAATTCTCCAACATGACCGCACTGTTCGAGCTGGCTGACGGCGGCACCATGCGGACCAACGAGTTCCGCCGGGTCGGCTACTGGAACGGGCACGAGTCGCGGTTCCGGTTCTACGGGACCGAGGCCGTGATGGAGCAGTCCGGCCACGGAGCGACGTACAGCGTCAAGACCGAGGGTGAGAACTACGCCAAGGGCAAGACCCTCGACATCAGCGAGGAGTTCGTCACCCGCAGTAAGCAGCTTCCGGAGGGCTTCGGCGACGTCGACCCGGCGCTGATGCAGAGCTTCGCCTCCGGTAACGCGAGGGTGCAGGACCGCAGCCGGTTGCCGAAGGAGTTCGAGGGTGCACACAACGGGCACGAGGGATCGCACCACTTCCTGGCCGACGACTTCGCCCGTGCGGTGACCACCAAGACGCAGCCGCCGGTCAACGCCTGGAAGGCCGCTCGCTTCACCCTGCCGGGCGTCGCGGCGTACGAGTCGGCGCAACAGGGTGGCGCCCGGATCGCCGTCCCTGACTTCGGCGACGGGCCGGACAACCCGAACTGGTGA
- a CDS encoding phosphotransferase: protein MPVHPLTDDGRDLIIAALSRIAGRPIAVIDQQHVGHDHAPVTRLRLDQDLAGVGDSVMIKTRRTDGAGHGGPPFLRREAAGLLTAADSGVTPRLLHFDDRAGLAIQTDVGTWPTLQELLLGSDPDAAAAGMIATGEALGRLHATTIDREDEHRRTLQGFAADTDSDAGYVHTGEHWQQLEAACRDLDLPAAEPARAEALALFARAADPQPGTLIHVDPNPTNVLITADGARLVDFEGCRFGHPGIDAAFLIYPFPHHSHPWGLLPGPLVDEVEDSYRRTLAAAGTDRMLADDTGMLTDGAAITLIGRVRRLRLIAASGQQPLESWRRRGQVVQQVATFARLAERSRTLPELTEWLTRLAAAMVRRWPDATDPPAPLYPAFDSR from the coding sequence GTGCCCGTTCACCCGCTCACCGATGACGGTCGTGATCTGATCATTGCCGCCCTGTCCCGAATCGCCGGCCGCCCGATCGCCGTCATCGACCAGCAGCACGTCGGTCACGATCACGCGCCGGTGACGCGGCTCCGTCTCGACCAGGACCTGGCCGGAGTCGGTGACAGCGTGATGATCAAGACCCGTCGCACCGACGGTGCCGGGCACGGCGGTCCGCCGTTCCTTCGTCGCGAGGCTGCCGGGCTGCTGACCGCGGCCGACAGCGGCGTCACACCGCGGCTGCTGCATTTCGACGATCGTGCCGGGCTGGCGATCCAGACCGATGTCGGGACCTGGCCCACCTTGCAGGAGCTCTTGCTGGGCAGCGATCCCGACGCCGCCGCCGCGGGCATGATCGCGACCGGCGAAGCTCTCGGTCGGCTGCACGCCACGACCATCGATCGGGAGGACGAGCACCGCCGGACGCTGCAGGGCTTTGCCGCCGATACCGATTCCGATGCCGGCTACGTGCACACCGGCGAGCACTGGCAGCAGCTCGAAGCCGCCTGTCGTGATCTTGATCTGCCGGCCGCCGAGCCGGCGCGTGCCGAAGCGCTCGCCCTGTTCGCCCGCGCCGCGGATCCGCAGCCCGGCACTCTGATCCATGTCGATCCCAATCCGACCAACGTCCTGATCACCGCCGACGGCGCCCGGCTGGTCGACTTCGAGGGCTGCCGATTCGGCCATCCGGGGATCGACGCTGCGTTCCTGATCTACCCGTTCCCCCATCACAGTCACCCGTGGGGTCTGCTGCCCGGACCACTGGTCGACGAGGTCGAGGACAGCTATCGCCGGACCTTGGCGGCTGCCGGCACGGACCGGATGCTGGCCGACGACACCGGCATGCTCACCGACGGCGCGGCGATCACCCTGATCGGGCGGGTCCGCAGGCTCCGGCTGATCGCGGCGTCCGGTCAGCAGCCGCTGGAGAGTTGGCGCCGACGTGGTCAGGTCGTCCAACAGGTCGCGACCTTCGCCCGGCTGGCCGAGCGATCCCGTACGCTGCCGGAGCTGACCGAGTGGCTGACTCGACTGGCCGCGGCGATGGTCCGACGTTGGCCGGATGCGACCGATCCCCCGGCGCCGCTCTACCCGGCATTCGACAGCCGCTGA
- a CDS encoding nucleoside/nucleotide kinase family protein, with product MMGPSGAGKSTLAKRLEESRPDLFARVPVDFFFVPRGDEVSVAEYLSAAFGYDWDAVDRVLTCSGEERSTPDCDFESFRWRAPYGGLPVAEAPVLVLDGMRPHPRCDLLIMLELDSVTQTERLTARDRRWGTAVADRRAHLAATFSQGCRELPREPDLRLDAAATVEDNLGAIVGLVSRARR from the coding sequence GTGATGGGCCCGTCGGGCGCCGGCAAGTCGACGTTGGCCAAACGGCTGGAAGAGTCCCGGCCCGACCTGTTCGCCCGGGTGCCGGTGGACTTCTTCTTCGTGCCGCGCGGCGACGAGGTATCGGTCGCGGAGTATCTGTCCGCAGCTTTCGGCTACGACTGGGATGCCGTCGATCGGGTCCTGACCTGTTCCGGCGAGGAACGCAGCACACCGGACTGCGATTTCGAGAGCTTCCGGTGGCGAGCTCCGTACGGGGGTCTCCCGGTGGCCGAGGCACCCGTGCTGGTGCTGGACGGGATGCGGCCGCATCCGCGCTGCGATCTGTTGATCATGCTCGAGCTCGACAGCGTGACCCAGACCGAGCGGTTGACCGCTCGTGACCGCCGTTGGGGCACCGCCGTCGCCGACCGCCGCGCTCATCTCGCTGCGACGTTCTCCCAGGGCTGCCGCGAACTGCCCCGCGAGCCGGACCTGAGGTTGGACGCCGCGGCCACGGTCGAGGACAACCTCGGGGCGATCGTCGGATTGGTCAGCCGAGCCCGTCGGTGA
- a CDS encoding VOC family protein, which translates to MPLELVSLIVDDYDRAIEFCTEVLDFEVVADEPALTTDGRSKRWVVVRPADGGTGLVLARADGNSQSAAMGRQFAGRVGLFLRVSDFDASLARISSAGCEIVRPPRSESYGRVAVFGDPWGNLWDLLG; encoded by the coding sequence GTGCCCCTCGAACTGGTCAGCCTGATCGTCGACGACTACGACCGCGCCATCGAATTCTGCACCGAGGTCCTCGACTTCGAGGTCGTCGCCGATGAGCCGGCGCTGACGACCGACGGGCGCAGCAAACGCTGGGTGGTGGTCCGACCTGCCGACGGTGGCACCGGGCTGGTGTTGGCTCGCGCCGACGGCAACAGTCAGAGCGCGGCGATGGGCCGACAGTTCGCCGGTCGCGTCGGTCTGTTCCTGCGGGTCTCGGATTTCGACGCGTCGTTGGCGCGGATAAGCTCAGCGGGCTGCGAGATCGTCCGCCCACCGCGATCGGAGTCCTACGGACGAGTCGCGGTCTTCGGTGATCCGTGGGGCAATCTGTGGGACCTGCTGGGATGA
- a CDS encoding fluoride efflux transporter FluC — protein MESRTIPPHLRPSYLVIVGAGGAFGAAARYVITESAAPVLSAPSATFLINLGGALLLGVLLEAWACRGPDVGPRRMLRLLLGTGVLGGFTTYSTLALDAAAFLRAGQPLLMIGYALGSVLLGVVAAAVGIVIAGRLHRRTGRRP, from the coding sequence ATGGAATCCCGCACCATCCCACCGCATCTGCGCCCGAGCTATCTGGTGATCGTCGGAGCCGGCGGAGCATTCGGAGCTGCTGCCCGGTACGTCATCACCGAGTCGGCCGCACCGGTGCTGTCTGCGCCGTCGGCGACCTTCCTCATCAATCTGGGCGGTGCATTGTTGCTCGGTGTGCTGTTGGAGGCGTGGGCCTGCCGTGGTCCGGATGTCGGCCCGCGGCGGATGCTGCGGTTGTTGCTGGGCACCGGCGTGCTCGGCGGGTTCACCACCTACAGCACCCTCGCCCTCGACGCTGCTGCCTTTCTTCGTGCGGGACAGCCACTGCTCATGATCGGCTATGCGCTGGGTAGCGTGCTGCTCGGCGTGGTCGCCGCTGCTGTCGGCATCGTGATCGCGGGCCGGTTGCACCGCCGGACAGGCCGGCGCCCATGA
- the crcB gene encoding fluoride efflux transporter CrcB: MIISTLLVALAGGFGAITRFVLDGLIRHRTTGAFPAGTMIINLSGSLLLGLLAGLVGSGLSPHLQTVLGSGFLGGYTTFSSASVETVRLLQERRFRSAVGYGLGTVVLATILALVGFLLGGVLG, from the coding sequence ATGATCATCAGCACGCTGCTGGTAGCTCTCGCCGGCGGCTTCGGCGCGATCACCCGATTCGTGCTGGACGGGCTGATCCGGCACCGGACGACGGGTGCTTTCCCGGCCGGGACCATGATCATCAATCTGAGTGGATCGCTGCTGCTCGGACTTCTCGCGGGTCTCGTCGGCAGCGGACTGTCGCCGCACCTGCAGACGGTGTTGGGGAGCGGTTTCCTCGGTGGCTACACGACCTTCAGCTCGGCGTCGGTGGAGACCGTACGGTTACTCCAGGAGCGGCGCTTCCGGTCCGCGGTCGGGTACGGTCTCGGAACGGTCGTGCTGGCGACAATCCTTGCCCTGGTGGGATTCCTGCTCGGTGGTGTGCTCGGCTGA
- a CDS encoding DUF4432 family protein, whose translation MTEQQLVSRRGWQAVRLTSDSLAVEVVPGFGGTICSIRRLEDDLELLHQSPWGLPPHGSITLGGTAEVLRHDLDPGGWQTLFPNGGDTATVNGAEQGFDGEARIAHFDIEQTPDSPAGTLRLRTRLRRSPFELTKIITVDGPAVTVTETVRNVGLGEREVMWGNRIQLGTPLVGPDTEVEAPAGLVHPDATHLYDVDYDDVNPWPRTPGSSSMINLRFLPEPGSENRVAYLTDLAEGTATVSNPTARCAVTLEWDVEQLPHCWYELEAGETDDHPWFGRGYFLTLTPSSSWPAHGLHDARRISSSTVTLDTDEERTAAVTLRVGRPG comes from the coding sequence ATGACGGAGCAGCAGTTGGTGTCCCGCCGTGGATGGCAGGCGGTCAGGCTGACCTCGGACAGCCTCGCGGTCGAGGTGGTGCCCGGTTTCGGCGGGACGATCTGCTCGATCCGGCGACTCGAGGACGACCTGGAGCTGCTGCACCAGAGCCCGTGGGGACTGCCTCCGCACGGGTCGATCACGCTGGGTGGGACGGCGGAGGTGCTGCGCCACGACCTCGATCCGGGTGGCTGGCAGACACTGTTCCCCAACGGTGGTGATACCGCGACCGTGAACGGCGCCGAGCAGGGATTCGACGGTGAGGCCCGGATCGCCCATTTCGACATCGAGCAGACCCCGGACTCCCCCGCCGGGACGCTACGACTACGCACTCGGCTTCGACGCAGCCCGTTCGAGCTCACCAAGATCATCACCGTCGACGGCCCGGCGGTCACGGTCACCGAGACCGTGCGCAATGTCGGGCTCGGGGAACGCGAGGTGATGTGGGGCAACCGGATCCAGCTCGGCACCCCGTTGGTCGGTCCGGACACCGAGGTGGAAGCACCGGCCGGGCTGGTCCATCCCGATGCCACTCACCTGTACGACGTCGACTACGACGACGTCAACCCGTGGCCACGGACCCCGGGCTCGTCGTCCATGATCAACTTGCGATTCCTGCCGGAGCCGGGCTCGGAGAATCGGGTCGCCTACCTGACCGACCTGGCCGAGGGGACGGCGACCGTCAGCAACCCGACGGCCCGGTGTGCGGTCACCCTGGAATGGGACGTCGAGCAGTTGCCGCACTGCTGGTACGAACTGGAAGCCGGCGAGACCGATGATCATCCCTGGTTCGGTCGCGGCTACTTCCTGACGCTGACTCCGAGCAGCAGTTGGCCCGCCCACGGTCTGCACGACGCCCGCCGGATCTCCTCCAGCACGGTGACCTTGGACACCGACGAGGAACGCACAGCCGCGGTCACGCTGCGGGTCGGCCGCCCCGGCTGA
- a CDS encoding MFS transporter, which produces MDLDGEAYSMTEQEPRVSEQQQGPLQAGLNPGSRSIIPRGHGLSWATLVITTLAILMTSVDAGILPAVLPAIKDDFSLNNAQAGWINSVFFGGTLVGAVAFGLLSDRIGTGYRRSWTWNIAMLIGIIGGALTFGFAGSFIAFFLLRIPMGISRGGSETVNVALVSEWWPKEHRGFAVGVHHTGFPLGQFLTGALIAVVLDAAGWREAFLIIPLLGIPIIIGQIFVGTRRNQERVYEWIDLHKLTRPLPELTTSTRTSMEPIKAALTNRNVLMSVVLMFLFLWCEAGSTTFLTTQLVGHGVSQSQAALIAGASGLTGWIGQVVWGTWSDRSGRKFAMRFLIIGWVLSLLAMIFITGATSGWIVLIFWGLFRNAPFPVTYALLIDSLPKYAGSAMGIMIGIAFALSGLLATPVSGFIIDHFGFTAQYVFLAAICLIGLIPLARITESVRVHHA; this is translated from the coding sequence ATGGATCTCGACGGAGAGGCGTACTCGATGACCGAGCAGGAACCTCGCGTGTCCGAGCAGCAGCAGGGTCCGCTGCAGGCCGGTCTGAACCCCGGCTCCCGATCGATCATTCCGCGCGGTCACGGTCTGAGCTGGGCGACCCTGGTGATCACCACCCTGGCGATCCTGATGACCTCGGTCGACGCCGGGATCCTTCCCGCCGTGTTGCCGGCGATCAAGGACGACTTCTCGCTGAACAACGCCCAGGCCGGCTGGATCAACTCGGTATTCTTCGGCGGCACCTTGGTCGGCGCGGTCGCCTTCGGCCTGCTGTCGGACCGGATCGGGACCGGCTACCGCCGCAGCTGGACCTGGAACATCGCCATGTTGATCGGCATCATCGGCGGTGCCCTCACCTTCGGCTTCGCCGGCAGCTTCATCGCCTTCTTCCTGTTGCGGATCCCGATGGGGATCAGCCGGGGCGGATCGGAGACGGTCAATGTCGCCCTGGTCAGCGAATGGTGGCCCAAGGAGCACCGCGGATTCGCCGTCGGCGTGCACCACACCGGCTTCCCGCTCGGCCAGTTCCTGACCGGTGCGTTGATCGCGGTGGTGTTGGATGCCGCTGGCTGGCGGGAGGCGTTCCTGATCATCCCGCTGCTCGGAATCCCGATCATCATCGGACAGATCTTCGTCGGCACCCGGCGTAACCAGGAACGGGTCTATGAGTGGATCGACCTGCACAAGCTGACCCGGCCGCTGCCCGAGCTGACCACCAGCACCCGGACCAGCATGGAGCCGATCAAGGCAGCACTGACCAACCGGAACGTGCTGATGTCGGTGGTCCTGATGTTCCTGTTCCTGTGGTGCGAGGCGGGCTCGACCACCTTCCTGACGACCCAGCTCGTCGGGCACGGCGTCAGCCAGTCCCAGGCCGCACTGATCGCCGGCGCCTCCGGCCTGACCGGCTGGATCGGTCAGGTCGTCTGGGGCACCTGGTCGGACCGGTCCGGCCGCAAGTTCGCGATGCGGTTCCTGATCATCGGCTGGGTGCTGTCGCTGCTGGCGATGATCTTCATCACCGGCGCAACGAGCGGATGGATCGTGCTGATCTTCTGGGGATTGTTCCGCAACGCGCCGTTCCCGGTCACCTATGCGCTGCTGATCGACTCGCTGCCCAAGTACGCCGGCTCGGCCATGGGCATCATGATCGGCATCGCGTTCGCGCTGTCCGGACTGCTCGCGACACCGGTCTCCGGCTTCATCATCGATCACTTCGGCTTCACCGCCCAGTACGTCTTCCTGGCCGCGATCTGCCTGATCGGCCTGATCCCGCTGGCCCGGATCACCGAATCGGTCCGGGTGCATCACGCCTGA
- a CDS encoding DUF4352 domain-containing protein — protein sequence MSSQPPELGPTRRGPEFVRPSADGSQQPGPGRPFVGPGAPYGNGRQPGGPQPERPPNSRLPLVITIGVIALVAVIVLVASLRPDPAVQRETGNVPPTPTTSAAPQDTSTSIGFTSSEGSGRLSLLSHRWTGQGAANGAYLQLEVKIEATDGRLSFGPQYFQTFDSRSDLYQSTEVGARPPLLGNGYLRAGETVDGGIAFDMPRGEVTLLMSNARLESVTALRIS from the coding sequence ATGAGTTCCCAACCGCCTGAGCTCGGACCGACCCGCCGCGGCCCCGAGTTCGTGCGACCGTCGGCCGACGGTTCGCAGCAGCCCGGCCCCGGCCGGCCGTTCGTCGGTCCCGGCGCGCCGTACGGGAACGGTCGGCAGCCCGGCGGGCCACAACCCGAACGCCCGCCGAACAGCCGGCTCCCGTTGGTCATCACCATCGGGGTGATCGCCCTGGTCGCCGTCATCGTGCTGGTCGCCAGCCTGCGTCCCGATCCCGCTGTCCAGCGCGAGACCGGCAACGTCCCGCCGACTCCGACCACCAGCGCGGCGCCGCAGGACACCTCGACATCGATCGGTTTCACCTCCAGCGAAGGCAGCGGCCGGTTGAGCCTGCTGTCCCATCGCTGGACCGGTCAGGGTGCCGCCAACGGGGCCTATCTGCAGCTCGAGGTGAAGATCGAGGCCACCGACGGCCGGCTCAGCTTCGGACCGCAGTACTTCCAGACCTTCGACTCCAGGAGTGACCTCTACCAGTCGACCGAGGTCGGAGCCCGCCCGCCGCTGCTGGGCAACGGCTATCTGCGAGCGGGTGAGACCGTCGACGGCGGGATCGCCTTCGACATGCCTCGCGGTGAGGTCACCCTGCTGATGAGCAATGCGAGGCTGGAGTCGGTCACCGCGCTGCGCATCTCCTGA
- a CDS encoding DUF4192 domain-containing protein: MPTAPPPPDPGNSGAEPRRLKAEDPDDLLAVLPFLLGYQPSESLVMAAVCDKVIAVCVRVDLAEDPDLVSDRLAEIATNNHASGVLLVAYSDEAARADRLLLPMIDRLQTVGVIDAIYTDGQRRWSRICNADCCPPEGIPYRLDTNRLAAEAVFQGMSRQTDRAAIAELVQGPPAERRPELSALTEQVIEDVFARSQDERRREIAGWVSAHVRRRLEGLAVQPTERELVRLACLIVDVPVRDEAWALMRRQDAWVHVELWQQVVSHAVSPLDVPALGMLGMAAWISGQGTLQVCCIERARQLDTNYSLIDILDDINDRALPPTFWESIRSGVAGAIDDDVIGAGTGTDARPTAIGPHRRTGRRPKRGAA; this comes from the coding sequence ATGCCCACCGCACCACCGCCGCCCGATCCGGGGAACTCCGGAGCGGAGCCGCGCCGGCTGAAGGCCGAGGATCCCGACGACCTGCTGGCAGTGCTGCCGTTCCTGCTCGGCTACCAACCGAGCGAATCGTTGGTGATGGCCGCCGTCTGCGACAAGGTGATCGCGGTCTGCGTCCGGGTGGACCTGGCGGAGGACCCGGACCTCGTCTCGGACCGGCTGGCCGAGATCGCGACGAACAATCACGCCAGTGGGGTGCTGTTGGTCGCCTACAGCGACGAGGCTGCACGGGCGGATCGGTTGCTGTTGCCGATGATCGACCGGCTGCAGACGGTCGGCGTGATCGACGCGATCTACACCGACGGACAGCGACGATGGTCGCGGATCTGCAACGCCGACTGCTGCCCACCCGAAGGCATTCCCTATCGGTTGGACACCAACCGACTGGCTGCCGAGGCCGTCTTCCAGGGGATGAGTCGGCAGACCGATCGTGCGGCGATCGCCGAGCTCGTCCAGGGGCCGCCGGCCGAGCGCCGGCCGGAGCTCTCGGCCCTGACCGAGCAGGTGATCGAGGACGTGTTCGCCCGTTCCCAGGACGAGCGGCGACGTGAGATCGCCGGCTGGGTGTCGGCTCACGTACGTCGCCGACTGGAGGGGTTGGCGGTGCAGCCGACCGAGCGTGAGCTGGTCCGGTTGGCCTGCCTGATCGTCGATGTCCCGGTCCGGGACGAGGCGTGGGCGCTGATGCGCCGGCAGGACGCCTGGGTCCACGTCGAGCTGTGGCAGCAGGTGGTGTCGCATGCCGTCTCCCCGCTGGACGTGCCCGCGTTGGGGATGCTGGGGATGGCCGCCTGGATCTCCGGGCAGGGCACCCTGCAGGTCTGCTGCATCGAGCGTGCTCGTCAGCTCGACACCAACTACAGCCTGATCGACATTCTGGACGACATCAACGACCGGGCACTCCCGCCGACCTTCTGGGAGTCGATCCGCAGCGGCGTGGCGGGGGCGATCGACGACGACGTGATCGGCGCCGGGACGGGGACCGATGCCCGGCCGACGGCGATCGGTCCGCATCGTCGGACCGGACGTCGGCCCAAGCGGGGTGCAGCCTGA